The Dermochelys coriacea isolate rDerCor1 chromosome 7, rDerCor1.pri.v4, whole genome shotgun sequence sequence CCCCAGGTCTTCATGGTGTTACTTTCATGCTCTTTTTGAAACACCTCCTGAAACCCAAACACTGTTATACATTGCCCATTTCTGGGTTCCTTCAAGCCCCAAATCCTGCTGCTTCCTGAACCTTATGAATAAATACATCACAGGGGATCATGCTTATAAATATTAATGGTTCCCAAGAGATACAGAGCCATTTGCAATACTATCTTGGCCACTAAAAGTGtgactttttccccctccctcaacaGCAGCCCAACATGTTACAGCAGTGGCCAAAGGGCAGGGCCAAGGGCATCTTGGTGGAGTCCTAACTTGGCCCACAACATTTTCTATCACACCTTGTGACTAAAGGTGAGGACACACCTGAAAAGTGAACAAGTGTTGCTGATGAACTCAAATAAGGAGCATCCATTTCCCTACCAAGGAAGAATCAGACACACTAGTTTTTTATTAAATAGTCGTTTACACCTCTGTAAAGAttgctgccttctctctctccttatccAAATACATGCACTAAAATCAGCAACCTGCACTGGGACCAGGGAAAATTGTAGAAGATCTGCATATTAATTAATTGTGTTGTTTTTATTCAGAAGAGATACACGTGTTCTGCTGACTAGAAATTTGGGCATGTTTCAAAAACAAGACACTGCATAGCAAACAGTTTTAGTAAAGGAGATTTTCAGAACCACATGtacaacattaatgaattaagttcATACATGCTTTGAGGTGCTCTGCAACTGCTTATAAAAAATTTATAGTAGGAAGACACCTCCTGGAAACTACTTGTATCCTATTTGAACCACTCTCTACATTGGTGGTATCTCAGTTTCTGCTGAAGTAAAAATATATTAAGGGTCACATCTTATAACAAAAGTTGTTACTATTTCTTATCTCTTTCAAGACCAGCCTGAAGCAAGAGCTAGTTCACCAGCTTTTGGGAACTCAAATACTTGGCATCAAGGATCTTTGCAGCAGGGCACAAAATAATCACTAATGGAAGCCAACCGAATCAAACTGCTGGAACATGCAGGGTTTATTGGAACCTAGTTAATTGCCTGAGGGTTCCCACCTAACTGTACTAACAATAATTGTATTTCAAACCTTTAGGTCCCTTAAAAGGATGGATTTTGGGAGGGGTGAGGATGTAATTACAGGCTTTAATTAAAGaactaacttattttaaaatatcaccttTAGAAAGTATTTGGGTGATCATGAAAAACAGATGGCAAACAATGGGGGGGACAAAGAATGCCATTTACCACAGAGTTGTTGTAGCTGATAGCTAGTAGTAGTGGTCTCACGATgtgagagaggcaaggtgggtgaggtaatatcttcggtccaataacagatattactgTACCCACAGTCGCTCTCTCATTTATAGCAGAAGTAAGCAGTAGCAGAAGGAAGATATTTTGGGTGGTAACTTTTGCCACAAATCACACTTTAATGAGCAGGAATGAAACAGCCAAACTGGCTACTGCTGATAGGGTAAGAGTACACAGCCTTTACATTCTTCTGAAGCAAAGTCAAGGTTAGGGGATGAGGGAGGTGGACACAGGCTCACAACTGTCTTGCCTTCCAGCAGTGAGATTAGAGACAGAAGAGGCAATACTCATACCAGATTTCCTCTGTCCAGCATCAGACTGGTAACTTACCACCCAATCTTTCCCCTGCAAATGAAACATGAAGAGGGAGGAAACTCACtgtcccattccctgcttctTGCAACCTCCTCCAGTTTCAGTGCCAGCTGTCTCCAATAGTTTACTCATGCTGTGGGATAACTCACCTCAGCAGAGAGATCGCCAGGATAAAGAACCTGCAGGACGTCTCCAGACTTGGTTTGGTATGAAACCAACTGGTCCCCTCGCTGACGAGCAATCACAGACACCTTACAAGAGGCAGAGGAACCAATCAAAGAGCTTTACTTGTTACAGCACTGGGGCCTTAGGGAGCAAATCACTGGAGAACCTGAAGATTTACCACATCTGCTGGGCCCAGGTGGGACTTGTCTCTGCTCAGACCCGCATAGAAGAATGAAACACGAAGGTCTCCCACCTGGAAATACGGAAATCACAAGTTAATAAAGATTTACTTCAACAAAAGATTCCCAATGAAGCCACTCTGCATGGGAATGTCATGGGAGGATGCTGTGCCATAAGGCTTTGCACCAGCATATGAGACAGCCAGGTAGGATTCCTGGGTTGTGATTTTTCCAGACTGGGTTGGCAGAAGGGGAGGGCTGCATAGACAGCACAACTCAAGTCCCAAAGGAAAGCAAGCTTTATGCCACTTTCCCCTGTCTGATTTAGGAGTGGCAAGGACGGGCTCCCAAAGCGAGTTACAGCTAGCTATCCTCAGCCACAGGCAGGCAGTGCCAGCCAGCCGTGACCTGGCTCACTCATTACTGCGTTCAGTTCACTTGCACTGAGCAGACCTAACTCAGACAGACCAGTTAGACACCGATGAAACCCACCTATGTGAGAACAGAAGTAGCCCTGCTCCTGTTTCGTTCCATTTAAAAGCATCTTCTTAGCCTGTCAGTCTAACATACAGGAAGAAGACCACTCAAGAAGAGAAAGAGGAGGGTAAGGGCAGGATAAGAAGCTCGTTTGATATACAGAAATTAATCACTCTTCCATTAGCTCTGCAGTCAGAGCTAAGTTGGCAAGCTGCTCAGCACTatgacttccactgatttcaatgggagatgagAGTGGTGTGCAGCTTGCAGGATAAAACCCTACTTTTTCTTTATTGAATAGATTTTAGTTGCTGCCTTGATGATCTCTGCAAAGCCCTTTCATCTTACTTCTGGACGCCTGGGATTCTCGCTGTGATAAAAGTAATCTTCTCTTCGAGTGATGTCAGCATGCGGATCCTCCAGTTTCGACAGGCTCATCTGCTTAAAACTGTCAATTTTCTCAATAAGACCTGAGCAGAATAAAGATCCAAATGTAGGTCTCAGGTGGCACATTGACTTCAGGATCCATTGTGTTAGCCCTAGACTGCCATTTAAAAGTCTGCCATCCCAAAAGATAATGAACCAAAAGCCATCTGCAGTGCAATTCCAATGAGCTTAATGGTGTTACACCAATGATGAACTTGACCCAGTATGTATTTGTTATAATAAGTAAAAAACATCCCTTaccttttgaaagaaagaaactgcCCACCTGGACATCAGGAGCAATTGCTGTGAAAGATTCCACAGCCATGGCACTTGGGGAAAAGAAATCTCTGTATAAATTCTAGTATTATGAGCACACTCTTGACCAACAACATAGAATACGCAGAAGCACAAAATACTGATCCAtgctgacagacagacagacacaaaaaCCTGTGAGTGTGAGAGTGTACCAGTGAGTTAATTAAAAGATtattaggtgctcagatactacagtaataggACCATTAATagttactaaggtcagaaggggcaattatgatcatctggtctgattcCTGCATAACAGGTCAGAGAATTATACCAGGTGATTTTTCACATCTAGCCCACAACTTCTAGTTGAGCTAGATCATCTCTTTTAGAAAACTATTTAAGACTTCAcatgatgaagaatccatcacatcCCTAAGTAACTTGGTCCAAGGATTAATTAccatcatggtttaaaaaaatgaatcttaTTTCTAAGTCTGAATTTTCctagctttagcttccagccactggatcttgctaTGCCTTTGTGTCTGgtaaattaaagagccctctatcAGAAATCTCCTCAAGTTGGTACATAAAAACCAAAATCAAGTAATAGTAGTAGCTGAAGCCCCAGTAGTTTTGGAAGCACTTACAGGTGCTTAATTTTACTAccataagtagttccattgataaCTCATGGCTGTAAAGCAAACAACATGtataagtgtttgaaggatcaaAGTCCAAGATATATACAGATAGAGCGCCATCCTACAAAAGAAAGAATAAATTCAAAGGCCATATCTTTTCCCTACAAACTGTTTCTTAGAATTTGAGTCTCTCTTACATTTGTAATAGCTAATGAGGGGATAATGCATTTTGACACATTTAGAACTGACTTGAAAGACATAGGTTCTCATCAGAAAGGCACGAGCTGTAAATTTTAGTGTTCAAATCGGTTGGTTTAAGTCAGGCATGTAACTCACTTACAATGGCATTCACAGCTTTTATGGTTTGCACCATTTGACTCTGGGCTGCTACATATTTTATTGTTATTCCTGTGGCAGCCCTAGAAGCAGAATGTGATTTGATTTCAAATAATAATCTTAATGGTAGATCTGGTTGGAAAAtctcaataaaaataaaggaaaaactaaCACACAACAGTCCCTCCACCCTGCCATGTTTTCTAAACAGCTCCAAGTGATTTGCATTGCTCAGGGTGCAAATTTGTTAAAAATACATTGAATATATTGGAAACAAAATTCCACTTGCATAAAAATGCTTCAGTTTATGGGACATTTGTGAAAGTCCAAATCTCCAAAGCAAAGATGCAGAGATTTTTCAAAACCCCAAATGCCAGTTTTCCCACCTATCCTTATAGGCATTCTTTGCCACATCGCACCACTGGaaaatgctcagatactaccatgatgagggtggtataagaacctatatggaatattatttgtattaccatagtgcttaGGAGTTTGTAAatcagaaccccactgtgctaggcactgtacaaacacaggacaaaaagaaggtccctgccccaaggatcttACAAGAATAACTAAAAAGTTAATAAGTCAAAATGTGGCAGCAGggagtaattaaaaataaattatgcctTGAGTGATTGACACAAACAAGTCTGTGATCTTGCATATGCGCTGTCAAAAGATGCATGCACTATTGCATCTGGCATGACAATCACATGGGATGTCattctatttttgtatttttaatagctCCATTCTTCATTGATGGATTATGAAAGTCAGAAAGGAATCCTTTCTAGTTTTCCTACTTGGAGGCAGCACACTCCAGAGGCACAAGAATACAGTTGGAAGTCAGGAAGACCCCTGCCTATTAATTATTAGCTATAATATAAATAACTTAATCTTGGCCCCACTGTTGATTCACTGTGGTACCCTTGGgcaaatcccctcccccaccctgtctgtacctcagtttccccacctataaaatagCTATAATTCTCACCTACCTCACAGAGTGCTGTAAGGATTAGTCAGTTAGCATGGGTATCAAATTCAAAATATTATCTTACAGAAGTCAGAATTACCTGGGGTTTTTATGGCCAATCTCTCGATCAAAGTTTCTGCTGTTCACAACTTCTGATTTCCACTCAGTGTCTAAGGAAAATGGGATAGAAGTTGGGAAGAGAAGAGTTAAAAACACTAAAATCAAGAATGTTCTGCTTAAATGCTACAGAAGGACTGACAAGTTTTAGGCAACGTGCCTTATGCTTGCAGTAACATTCTTTACACCaagatatatttaaaaaggtaccaTATATACACCTGCATCTCATGACATATTTATAAAGGAATGGAAGGATTTAGGGAAAAGCTACCTGGTGTGAaagccactaaagtcaatgggagttcccagactgactttagtggagccagGATTCCACCCCTGGTTCCCATCACTTGGAGATTTCTGGCTAGCTGAGAAAGGGATAACTATTCTGCTGGAATAAGCTGCTTTAGTGTGGTGATACAGcagacagagaggggaagaagcCCCAATAGGACACAATGTTGTGCTACTGTCTTCACAAAGCAGCTTCTTGAGATTTTCAGCGCTGGCTCTGGCAGCTTCCTTCTTACTCCTGCAGCATTATCATCTCTTCCCTCTTCTTTGTGTAGCTCATCTGCTAAATAAGGAAAGCTCCATATTTCCATGCAGGGACAAAGACAAAGTAAGGGATCCTCATTAAACGGTGAAGTGAGGGTGCTTGCATGGAATGCTCTCCTGTGTGACCTACTGACAACTATTGGATGGAATACACCAGTCCAGTCTATATTAGTTCCCTTCTAACGTAGGGCAACTCCTTTAGCTCACAGCCACCAGTTCTGTTCCTGATATATCTCCATAGCAGGGAGCTCTGTATTCCAACAGGCTGATGGTATTTTTTATAATCATGCACATGGCTTGTTACATACCCACATTACATGCCCATGTGCTTGAATCGGGGACAAATGAGGCTCAGAGACTAATCTCCTGAGATGTGATGACTCAAGAGTATTTGTTTTCTACCATCGGGTAGCTCAGAATAGGAGGGAAATAATCCTCTCTACTGCTTCTGCCAGATGGGCATTATAATTTTTGCCAAATGCTTGTCAAAAGGCGGAGGCACTCAAAATACTGGGCGTTTCCACTGGCTGATACCAGTGCCAGCGCAGTCTCTCAATATGTTGAGCATAGAGTATGAAATATACATGCCACTCCTCCCAGTCACCCACTCGGACTATCCAAGCCTGAAGACATTTGGGGATTTCTAGATTATTCATGAACAGTGTCCCAGTTGGTCCCTATCTCAATTACCTCATGGAACAAAGTCTCTGCCATTTGCTAAGGGAGCATGGAATAAATCTTTCCCTGttcccccaaacccctttccTCTCGTCCTAGCAGGGTACTATAGGacttatttttaaagcagcatgCAAACCCCATTTTGAATTCAAAGGGGGAGAAGCGCTTTTGTACTGTGCACTGATGAACTTACTATACGAATATCTTGTTTCTTTCTTAACTTCACCGTTCTCCTCATATTCTCTGCAGAAGAAAACACACAGCATGAAGGTCAGGACAGGGCCCACAGCACAAGTGAAACATACAGGAAGCCCATGGGAAACAAAGCACAAGCCAAAACTTATCTTTAGAATGAAGTCAACATTTCCCTAAATAATGGATTCTGAACAGCAAGGTCGGGGGGATCCTGCAATCAGGTATCATGAAGTGGCACAcaccctgcccttcccatatAGCTAACTGGAAGGGAGGTGTCCACTAGATTAGTGGCGGGGAGCCCAATATGGGAAGGActgagaacctctgccctaaaCCAAGGACTCTTACTGGCATTAGCATCATATGCACATTATAGGTAGTTACTCTTATGGCCGGGTGTAGAGTACAGACACCTACTCTAGAGTAGAGACAGTACCCaactagcacaggtataaatagcagagtAGACAGTGAGGCACAACTTTGGCGAGTAGGGCAGAGATTCTTACACACTGTAGGGTTCAGGAATAGACCCTACACAGCTCTATACCACACCCAACCAGTGCCTCCTGGGTCtacactgctgcctccctgctgccagagcctttccctcctgtagtgaaaggctctggcagcggggaaaggctctggcagaggggaactaccagagcctttccctgctgctgaagccctgcaCTGTGGCatgctacacactgcagtgacaaGTGCGGATGTAGCCTGCCTTTCACTGCGGTGCATAGCTACATGTGTGGTGCCTGTACTTTACACAGTGCCGTAAATGCAGACTCTCTCTAAATTGGGGACCTCTTGTTTTCTGCATCTTCAAAATTTTCTAGATGATTGTTTTCTATGTGTTATGATAACAGTTTCCCAAACAGTGAGTCCTGATTCCACACCCAAAGCTACAGACGTCCATTACGAGGTTTTTATTATAACAAATTATGTGTTGTTGTTTAATGtcagtaaaataattaataaaaaaacaaacaacaacattattATTTTGCTCTTCTTATTTTGCTTTGCTCTTCTATTGCACCTGTCAGCAAAGCAGCTAAGACCTTTCCTACATTCACTCTTGAAAGCTGCACAGCCCACTGGGAGGAAGGTACCACTAAGATTATTACAGACAAACTCCAATGAACTGGAAGTTTTGGATGACCCTGAGACATTCAAGAAACTGGAATTTacagaaattaattttgtttttatatgaCTGTTGAAGTTGCATGGGGGAGGGGTAGAAGAAGTTTGGATAATCCCAAATTCAGACACTGTTTTTCCTGTGtagccattttatagatgggcaaat is a genomic window containing:
- the TMEM43 gene encoding transmembrane protein 43 isoform X2: MSGHFSDTSSKKEHVKITSEPKPGFLERLSDTAGGMLIGLAAFSLSFYLLFTNEGRALKTATSLDEGLSLVVPLDNIHSVSQQNEGKLVHLSGALRTSKPLFDPSYGLSIHAVKLKRQVEMYQWVEYEDSKEYEENGEVKKETRYSYNTEWKSEVVNSRNFDREIGHKNPSAMAVESFTAIAPDVQVGSFFLSKGLIEKIDSFKQMSLSKLEDPHADITRREDYFYHSENPRRPEVGDLRVSFFYAGLSRDKSHLGPADVVSVIARQRGDQLVSYQTKSGDVLQVLYPGDLSAEGKDWVVSYQSDAGQRKSGMSIASSVSNLTAGRQDSCEPVSTSLIP